The proteins below come from a single uncultured Carboxylicivirga sp. genomic window:
- a CDS encoding alpha/beta hydrolase → MKHLLAICIALLSISAWGQTNYQTEENIHYYSKDENKHDDYKKERCVLDIYYPENVDKFATIVWFHGGGLTGGHKEIPAALKEKNVAVIGVNYRLYPNVKAPEYIKDAAAAVAWTFKNIESFGGDSTLIFVSGHSAGGYLTSMIGLDKSYLAAFDIDANNIAGLIPFSGHAITHFTVRQERGIPGEQPIIDSLAPLYHVRADAPPLLLITGDRELEMLGRYEENAYLMRMMKIAGHKQTRLFELDGYGHGMTEPAFPLLLNEVRRIVKQHHETKEK, encoded by the coding sequence ATGAAACATTTATTAGCTATTTGTATTGCTTTACTAAGCATATCGGCTTGGGGCCAAACAAATTATCAAACAGAGGAAAATATTCATTATTATTCAAAAGATGAGAACAAACATGACGACTATAAAAAGGAGCGTTGTGTTTTGGATATTTATTATCCTGAGAACGTTGATAAATTTGCCACTATTGTATGGTTTCACGGAGGTGGTTTAACTGGTGGGCACAAAGAAATTCCAGCAGCTTTAAAGGAAAAAAATGTAGCTGTAATAGGTGTTAATTACCGTTTATATCCTAATGTTAAAGCTCCTGAATATATTAAAGATGCAGCAGCGGCTGTGGCTTGGACATTTAAAAATATTGAGAGTTTTGGTGGCGACTCAACCTTAATATTTGTTTCGGGACATTCTGCGGGTGGCTACCTAACAAGTATGATTGGATTGGATAAATCATATTTAGCAGCATTTGACATTGATGCCAATAATATTGCCGGATTGATTCCATTTAGTGGGCATGCCATTACACACTTTACAGTGCGACAAGAAAGAGGTATACCCGGAGAACAACCTATTATTGATAGTTTGGCACCTCTTTATCATGTTAGAGCTGATGCTCCTCCATTATTACTAATTACAGGCGATAGAGAATTAGAAATGCTAGGTAGGTATGAAGAGAATGCTTATTTAATGCGAATGATGAAAATAGCAGGGCACAAGCAAACTCGTTTATTTGAATTGGATGGTTATGGCCATGGGATGACAGAACCAGCATTTCCGCTACTTTTAAATGAAGTCAGAAGAATTGTAAAACAACATCACGAAACAAAAGAAAAGTAA
- a CDS encoding aspartyl protease family protein produces the protein MKLYFSITFFVFVSICSTSAQKRFSFNQGNIQQEKFYQTIPFEYYLNKVIIEANVNGVKGRYIVDTGAMCIVFKDSTKHQNFTKIGSIPISDANGIRKESEIVLLDTIRLGDLVYTNIPALSTEALEGPLKCFDVDGMIGSNLLRFGAFKLDMKEKNLLLTDSYKKFGLSKKEGQKLGLSKMQSSPYIRVSLNGWYQYGVLVDTGSSAIYMFKQSVVDKLRKKSVFNKPAYQSSGTNSQGAWGLDSVDITTNIWQVDEVKVADVSFTNLQLRSDETSSRIGMKLMENGELVLDYPKKRFFFHSYSQVNDAISKLGFGIDFASINDTIKVNGIWLDTPAAEKGVAKGDVLVDIKGLHFEDKELCEIFTQLSMITQQKNELEFVFRRKDSSEEYSVLLERLQ, from the coding sequence ATGAAACTATATTTCTCCATTACCTTTTTTGTTTTCGTATCTATATGTAGTACAAGTGCTCAAAAAAGATTCAGTTTTAATCAGGGTAATATTCAGCAAGAAAAATTTTATCAAACCATTCCGTTTGAATATTATTTAAATAAGGTAATAATTGAGGCTAATGTAAATGGAGTAAAAGGAAGATATATTGTAGATACTGGTGCCATGTGTATTGTTTTTAAAGATAGCACAAAACATCAGAATTTTACCAAAATTGGGAGTATACCTATTTCGGATGCCAATGGAATTCGTAAAGAGTCTGAAATTGTATTGTTGGATACTATTCGATTGGGTGATCTTGTCTATACAAATATTCCAGCATTATCAACCGAAGCATTGGAAGGTCCACTAAAATGTTTTGATGTGGACGGGATGATAGGTAGTAATTTATTGCGCTTTGGTGCATTTAAACTGGATATGAAAGAAAAAAATCTGCTTTTGACAGATTCCTATAAGAAATTTGGTTTATCAAAGAAAGAAGGCCAAAAATTGGGGCTTAGTAAAATGCAAAGCTCACCATATATAAGAGTTTCTTTAAATGGATGGTACCAATATGGAGTTTTGGTTGATACGGGGAGTAGTGCCATTTATATGTTTAAACAAAGTGTGGTTGATAAGTTGAGGAAGAAGAGTGTATTTAACAAACCTGCATATCAATCAAGTGGGACCAATTCTCAAGGAGCCTGGGGACTCGATAGTGTAGATATTACTACCAACATTTGGCAGGTAGATGAAGTTAAAGTGGCTGATGTATCCTTTACAAATCTTCAACTTCGTAGCGATGAAACTTCGTCGAGAATTGGAATGAAACTAATGGAAAATGGCGAATTAGTTCTAGATTATCCTAAAAAGCGATTCTTTTTTCATTCATATTCACAGGTAAACGATGCTATATCAAAACTAGGTTTTGGAATTGATTTTGCTTCGATTAACGACACTATTAAAGTAAATGGAATTTGGTTAGATACGCCTGCTGCTGAAAAAGGAGTTGCTAAAGGAGATGTTTTAGTTGATATTAAGGGACTTCATTTTGAAGACAAAGAATTGTGCGAAATTTTCACTCAATTATCAATGATAACTCAGCAAAAAAACGAATTAGAATTTGTATTTCGTCGTAAAGATTCTAGTGAAGAATATTCTGTACTATTAGAAAGATTACAATAA
- a CDS encoding M13 family metallopeptidase, which translates to MNSNMLFGSLLAVTIGVSSCATGSKEQKQEIKPVFSAEDMDQSVDPGTDFFEYVNGGWRKQHPLPDDKSRYGSFDLLAEDNKAKVKDIIEKAAAEKAAEGTISQKIGDFYAAGMDTLAINKAGYTPIKPLLAKVNGIAKQEDLVKVISFLQQQGISPIFYYYASPDQKNSTMTIAGIHQGGLGMPDRDYYFEKTEDAKKLRDAYKTYLTTLFTLIGNDDKEAAQNANTVFGFETALAKASNTRLENRDPHNTYNKTDIKGVEEMAKPFPFGTFIEEMGYSVPAEINVDQPKFIEEVGKLYKKENLATWKTFLTAVVVRSTASYLSDDFVNANFAFYGQAMSGQKVQEPRWKKIVSSTNGALGEAVGQLFVAEYFPPAAKKRMDKLVENLRIAFGQRIENLEWMSDATKKAAHEKLDAIRVKIGYPIKWRDYSDLKVVRTSYLENILASNRFDLDYEMAKIGKPVDQDEWMMTPQTVNAYYNPLANEIVFPAAILQPPFFYLDGDDAVNYGAIGVVIGHEMTHGFDDQGRLFAKDGNMEEWWTAEDAEKFNARTQVLVDQFNKFEVLPGVFANGALSLGENIADFGGLLISYQAYLNSLNGKEVTEKIDGFTDKQRFYLAYSRVWAQNIRDAEIARLTKVDVHSLGRNRVNGPLPNVQTWYDAFGLDENSPLYIAPENRASIW; encoded by the coding sequence ATGAACTCAAACATGTTATTTGGTTCTTTGCTGGCTGTCACTATTGGTGTTAGTTCCTGTGCAACAGGAAGCAAAGAACAAAAGCAGGAGATTAAGCCTGTGTTTTCGGCTGAGGATATGGATCAGAGTGTTGATCCGGGGACAGATTTTTTTGAATATGTCAATGGTGGATGGAGAAAGCAACATCCTCTTCCAGATGATAAAAGCCGTTACGGTAGCTTTGACTTATTGGCTGAAGATAATAAAGCCAAAGTAAAAGACATTATTGAAAAAGCTGCTGCAGAAAAAGCAGCAGAAGGTACTATAAGCCAGAAAATTGGTGATTTTTATGCTGCGGGAATGGATACTTTAGCTATCAATAAAGCAGGATATACACCTATTAAACCTTTATTAGCAAAAGTTAATGGTATTGCAAAACAAGAAGATTTAGTGAAAGTCATTAGTTTTCTTCAACAGCAAGGTATTAGTCCGATATTTTATTATTATGCCAGTCCTGATCAAAAGAACAGTACTATGACTATTGCTGGCATCCACCAAGGTGGTTTAGGAATGCCGGATCGCGACTATTATTTCGAAAAAACTGAGGATGCTAAAAAACTTCGCGATGCTTACAAAACGTATCTTACTACATTATTTACATTAATTGGTAACGATGATAAAGAAGCTGCTCAAAATGCAAATACTGTATTTGGTTTCGAAACAGCTTTAGCTAAAGCTTCTAATACACGTCTTGAGAATCGAGATCCTCACAACACCTATAATAAAACAGATATTAAAGGTGTTGAAGAAATGGCAAAACCTTTCCCATTTGGTACTTTTATTGAAGAAATGGGTTACAGCGTTCCTGCTGAGATTAATGTTGACCAACCGAAATTTATAGAAGAAGTTGGTAAATTATATAAGAAAGAAAATCTAGCAACCTGGAAAACATTTCTTACAGCAGTTGTGGTTCGTAGTACTGCATCTTATTTAAGTGATGATTTTGTAAATGCTAATTTTGCCTTTTACGGTCAGGCAATGTCAGGACAAAAAGTTCAGGAGCCTCGATGGAAAAAAATAGTCAGTTCAACAAATGGTGCTTTGGGAGAAGCTGTTGGACAACTTTTTGTAGCTGAGTACTTCCCTCCTGCTGCTAAAAAACGAATGGATAAACTAGTTGAAAATCTGCGTATTGCATTTGGTCAACGCATCGAAAATCTAGAATGGATGAGTGATGCTACAAAAAAAGCGGCTCACGAAAAACTAGATGCTATCCGTGTTAAAATAGGTTACCCAATTAAATGGCGTGATTATTCAGATTTAAAAGTAGTTAGAACGTCCTATCTTGAAAATATTTTAGCTAGTAATCGTTTTGATTTAGATTATGAAATGGCTAAAATAGGTAAACCAGTTGACCAGGATGAATGGATGATGACTCCACAAACTGTCAATGCTTATTACAATCCATTAGCTAACGAAATTGTATTCCCAGCTGCTATTTTACAACCTCCATTCTTTTATTTAGATGGAGATGATGCAGTTAACTATGGAGCAATTGGTGTAGTTATTGGTCATGAAATGACTCATGGTTTTGATGATCAAGGTCGTTTGTTTGCCAAAGATGGTAACATGGAAGAATGGTGGACTGCCGAGGATGCTGAGAAATTTAATGCACGTACTCAAGTATTAGTTGATCAGTTTAATAAATTTGAAGTTTTACCTGGGGTATTTGCCAATGGTGCTTTATCGTTAGGTGAAAACATTGCAGACTTTGGTGGTTTGTTAATTTCATATCAAGCGTATTTAAACTCGTTGAACGGTAAAGAAGTAACCGAAAAGATTGACGGATTTACTGATAAACAACGTTTTTACCTTGCTTACTCTCGTGTATGGGCACAAAACATTCGTGATGCTGAAATTGCTCGTTTAACTAAGGTTGATGTTCACTCATTAGGAAGAAACCGAGTAAATGGTCCTCTTCCAAACGTTCAAACATGGTACGATGCTTTTGGATTAGATGAAAACAGTCCGTTGTATATTGCACCTGAGAACAGAGCTTCTATTTGGTAA
- a CDS encoding insulinase family protein encodes MKKNVFFFLIAILAIITSCGPREKYTTGEKYHGFTLVEKKFVDEVNAECYLFKHDKSGAQLLKIAADDPNKLFNIAFKTAPKTDYGTPHIMEHSVLNGSKNFPVKSPFDVLMKGSLNTFLNAMTGSDMTTYPVASMNDKDYFNLMHVYLDAVFNPLIYSDPRILKQEGWHREMESVDGDITYKGVVYNEMKGSFSNPSRELGYQMGKLLFPDNTYGVSSGGYPSQIPNLTYEYFINFHKKFYHPGNSYILLYGDADLDRELKFIDDEYLSNYDLPTEKIEIPLQQPFTAMKEAVKPYPVADGAPTEDQTYLSMAFVVGKSTDRALAMTFDVISDALVNNETAPLRLALQEAGIGKDVSAYFSEDKQCSFQITVQNANPEDKDAFKDIVFKTLQSVVDSGFDKSVVEGIINRTEFNLKEGNTPQKGITYAMQCYQSWAFGNDPFPGLEFNKPLSVVKTALTSNLLEDAISTHLMNNTHSALLVLKPEPGLQAKLDAVTKQELEDYKNQLTQEQKEQLVAETKELIEYQKREDSPEALATIPMLELSDISPEIKWYGVDEKNIADVNVIQHNTFTNNILYSYLYFDLRTLPEELIPYSELLTNLLGKLNTTNYTYGDLDTEMNIQTGGFYTYTSAYLEHHNDDQMLPKFTVYGKSTAEKADKLFDLTKEVLLNSNFEDKDRLKELITRHQSRIDSRIKNNGMNYALTRLRSYYSNSGMFSELTGGIEYYNFITDLSDNFDAKSDEIIANLEKTASLLFSKNNLIAAVTCDDKDMALYANGLKHITSSLPAEDVKLNTWKFNFEKKNEGLKTASKVQYVVKGYDFKKLGYDYNGKLKVLNQILSTDWLQKQVRVIGGAYGGFCGFSNTGNVYFGSYRDPNLKETLTNYDNTPGFLDTFDADSTAMTRFIIGTISNMDGPMTASQKGSEAIRNYFEKNTPEELKAERTAVLSTTKEDIIEMKKMVQDILDQDAIFVYGNENKVQENADLFEKVISLE; translated from the coding sequence ATGAAGAAAAATGTTTTTTTCTTTTTGATTGCCATATTGGCAATTATTACATCCTGTGGTCCTCGCGAAAAATATACCACAGGTGAAAAATACCATGGTTTTACCTTGGTTGAGAAGAAATTTGTAGATGAAGTTAACGCCGAATGCTACTTGTTTAAGCATGATAAGAGTGGCGCACAACTTCTAAAAATTGCAGCCGACGATCCTAACAAGCTTTTTAACATCGCTTTTAAAACAGCTCCCAAAACCGATTATGGTACTCCACATATTATGGAGCACAGTGTTTTAAACGGGTCTAAAAACTTTCCGGTAAAAAGCCCGTTTGACGTTTTAATGAAAGGTTCGTTGAATACCTTTTTGAATGCAATGACAGGTTCGGATATGACTACTTACCCGGTAGCCAGTATGAATGACAAAGATTATTTTAATCTGATGCATGTTTATTTGGATGCTGTTTTTAATCCTTTGATTTATTCTGATCCTCGAATTTTGAAACAAGAAGGATGGCATCGCGAAATGGAAAGCGTTGATGGCGACATTACATACAAAGGGGTTGTATACAACGAAATGAAAGGTTCGTTCTCTAATCCTAGTCGCGAATTAGGATATCAAATGGGTAAGTTATTATTCCCCGATAATACTTATGGTGTTTCATCTGGAGGATATCCAAGCCAAATACCAAATTTAACCTACGAGTATTTCATCAATTTCCATAAAAAATTCTATCATCCCGGTAATAGCTATATTTTATTGTATGGTGACGCTGATTTAGACCGAGAATTGAAATTTATCGATGACGAATATCTGTCAAACTATGATTTGCCAACAGAAAAAATCGAAATTCCGCTTCAACAGCCATTTACAGCTATGAAAGAAGCGGTAAAACCATATCCGGTTGCAGATGGAGCTCCAACAGAAGATCAGACTTATTTAAGTATGGCTTTTGTTGTTGGTAAAAGTACCGATAGAGCTTTAGCTATGACTTTCGATGTTATTTCTGATGCTTTGGTAAATAATGAAACTGCACCTTTGCGTTTGGCTTTACAAGAAGCCGGTATTGGAAAAGATGTGAGTGCTTATTTCAGCGAAGATAAACAATGTTCTTTCCAGATAACTGTTCAAAATGCAAATCCGGAAGATAAAGATGCTTTTAAAGACATTGTATTTAAAACATTACAATCTGTTGTTGACAGTGGATTTGATAAGAGTGTGGTTGAAGGAATCATCAACCGTACCGAGTTTAACTTAAAAGAAGGCAACACCCCACAAAAAGGTATTACTTATGCCATGCAGTGCTACCAATCATGGGCTTTTGGCAATGATCCATTCCCTGGATTAGAGTTTAATAAGCCTCTTAGCGTTGTTAAAACAGCATTAACCAGTAATTTATTAGAAGATGCTATTAGCACTCATTTAATGAATAACACTCACTCTGCTTTATTGGTACTTAAACCAGAGCCTGGTTTACAAGCAAAATTAGATGCCGTTACTAAACAAGAGTTAGAAGATTATAAAAATCAATTAACTCAAGAACAAAAAGAGCAGTTGGTTGCCGAAACCAAAGAATTGATTGAATATCAAAAAAGAGAAGATTCTCCCGAAGCTTTAGCTACTATTCCAATGCTTGAGCTTTCTGATATAAGCCCTGAAATTAAATGGTATGGTGTTGATGAAAAAAATATTGCTGATGTAAATGTAATTCAACACAATACTTTTACAAATAACATTCTTTACAGCTATTTATATTTCGATTTAAGAACACTTCCTGAAGAGTTAATTCCTTATTCTGAATTACTGACTAATTTATTGGGTAAATTAAATACTACTAATTATACCTATGGAGATTTAGATACTGAGATGAATATTCAAACCGGAGGTTTCTATACTTATACCAGTGCATATCTTGAACATCATAACGATGATCAGATGCTTCCTAAATTTACTGTTTATGGTAAGTCAACAGCCGAAAAAGCTGATAAACTTTTCGACTTAACAAAAGAAGTTCTGCTAAACTCTAATTTTGAAGATAAAGATCGTTTGAAAGAGTTGATCACACGTCATCAATCGCGTATTGATTCCCGAATTAAAAATAATGGAATGAATTATGCTTTAACTCGTTTACGTTCATATTACTCAAATAGTGGTATGTTTAGCGAATTAACAGGCGGTATTGAGTACTACAATTTTATTACAGATTTGTCGGATAATTTCGATGCTAAAAGTGATGAAATCATTGCTAATTTAGAGAAAACTGCCTCATTATTGTTTTCGAAAAACAATTTGATTGCAGCGGTTACATGTGATGATAAAGACATGGCTTTATATGCAAATGGACTAAAACACATCACTTCTTCGTTACCAGCTGAAGACGTTAAATTAAATACCTGGAAATTTAATTTTGAGAAGAAAAACGAAGGATTAAAAACAGCTTCGAAAGTACAATATGTAGTTAAAGGTTACGACTTTAAAAAGCTTGGATACGATTACAATGGAAAATTAAAAGTATTAAATCAGATATTGTCAACCGATTGGCTACAAAAACAAGTTCGTGTAATTGGTGGAGCTTATGGAGGTTTCTGTGGTTTTTCAAATACAGGTAATGTGTACTTTGGTTCATACCGCGATCCTAACTTAAAAGAAACCCTTACTAATTACGATAATACACCGGGTTTCCTTGATACCTTCGATGCTGACTCAACTGCAATGACTCGTTTTATTATTGGTACAATTTCGAATATGGATGGACCAATGACTGCATCTCAAAAAGGAAGTGAAGCCATCAGAAATTATTTCGAGAAAAACACACCAGAAGAGTTAAAAGCTGAAAGAACTGCTGTATTATCTACTACTAAAGAAGATATAATAGAGATGAAGAAGATGGTACAGGATATTTTAGATCAGGATGCAATTTTTGTTTACGGTAATGAAAACAAAGTTCAAGAAAATGCTGATTTGTTCGAAAAAGTTATTTCATTGGAATAA